The region ATGCAGTTGGGCATGGGGGCTTGCTAGCCAGGCGCGAGGGCGAGTAACTTCGTTGCCTGACTTTTTTTCAAGGATGCCCCGACATGTTGAGGCGCTGGTTTGCAGTCCCTGCGTTGCTGATGGCGTTGAACGGTTTAGCCTACGGGGCCGAGTGCCCGGAATTGTTACAGGGGTCGTTGCCCAAATTGCGCGCCAAGGAAACCATCGATCTTTGCCAGCGTTTTGCCGGCAAGCCGCTGGTGGTGGTCAATACGGCGAGCTTCTGTGGTTTCGCCCCACAGTTCAAAGGCCTTGAGGCGTTGTATCAGCGTTATAAGGGGCAAGGGCTGGAGGTGATCGGTGTTCCGTCCGATGACTTCAAGCAGGAGTCCAAGGACGGCGAGGAAACCGCCAAGGTTTGCTACGTCAACTACGGCGTGACCTTTACCATGACGGAGCCACAGGCCGTGCGCGGTGATGAGGCGACGCATCTGTTCAAGGTTCTTGCCGAACAGAGTAGCGCCCCCAAGTGGAATTTCTATAAGTACGTGGTCGATCGCCAGGGCAAGGTGATTGCCCATTTCTCCAGCCTGACCAAGCCCGACAATCCTGAGTTCATAGAAGCCGTAGAGAAAGCGCTGGCCTCGAAGCCCTGATCGGCGTTCACTAAAAAGCCCCGTCTCTGTAAAAGAGTGCGGGGCTTTTTCAATTCAGGCGGCGAGTGGTTCAGGCTCGCCGTGAATCATCCATCAGAAGCGGTAGGTTGCGCCTACACCAAAACCGTTCGCCCAGTTTTGATACTTGGCGTCATAGCTTTGGCCTTGGGCGTTGGTGTTCGACACCTTGACCGACTCTTCACGCAGGTACGAATAGGCCATGTCGATGGTCAGGTCGTCCGTTGGGCTCCAGCCAGCACCGAAGCTGATTGCTTTGCGATCGCCTGTCGGGATACGCGGGGAGCGATCGACGTTGTTGGTCGGTGACTGATCGACCGACAAACCGGTGCGCAGCACCCACTGCTTGTTCAACTGGTACGAAGCACCGATGGCGTGAGCCCAGGTGTCATGCCATTTCTGTTCTTCGGTAATGGTGCCGAATTGACCGTTGAGGCTGCTTGGAACACCGGTGTTCTCGATGGTGATCGCTTGCAGGCGGCTCCAGCGAGTCCAGGTGCTGCCGGCGTAGACGGTCCACTTGTCATCGATTTGATGAGTGACCGAGAAGTCCACCGATTCAGGCGTAGTTAGGCCCAGCGAAGCATCGTACTTTTGGGCCGGGTTCTGGCCGATAAGGCCCAAGACGCCATAGTTGACTTCGGTGTTGCCTTTGAGCTTGTACGTCACCTTCGAGTGATAGGTCAGGCCAACGCGAGTGTTGTCAGTTGCCTGGACCAGCACACCAACGTTGTAGCCCAGCGCGGTGTCGTCGCCCTTGACCTTGACCTTGCCATCGGGAGCGGCCTGGGTAATCGACAGGTTCGATTCCAGGGTGCCGTCGATGCGGTTGATCGTCGGGCCGAAACCGATCGAGACCTTATCGTTGAAGGCGTAGCTGACAGTTGGTTGCAAAGTGATGACTTTGACGTCGCTCTTGCTACCGAAATAGCGGCCGGCAAAGCCGCTTTCATAGTCGGTCACCAGGCCGAACGGCGCGTACATGCCGATACCGAATGCCCAGTGGTCATCAATCGGTTTGACGTAGTAGCCCATCGGTACAGCGATGAACGGCACCAT is a window of Pseudomonas sp. DC1.2 DNA encoding:
- a CDS encoding glutathione peroxidase, which produces MLRRWFAVPALLMALNGLAYGAECPELLQGSLPKLRAKETIDLCQRFAGKPLVVVNTASFCGFAPQFKGLEALYQRYKGQGLEVIGVPSDDFKQESKDGEETAKVCYVNYGVTFTMTEPQAVRGDEATHLFKVLAEQSSAPKWNFYKYVVDRQGKVIAHFSSLTKPDNPEFIEAVEKALASKP
- a CDS encoding OmpP1/FadL family transporter, producing MKKVMLKTTLSLAVTLASTQIFAAGFAINEQSISGMGTGFAGRSSSADDASTIYGNPAGMSRIKREQVSGGAAMLDAHTNISKASSSPNGGSNDGNMVPFIAVPMGYYVKPIDDHWAFGIGMYAPFGLVTDYESGFAGRYFGSKSDVKVITLQPTVSYAFNDKVSIGFGPTINRIDGTLESNLSITQAAPDGKVKVKGDDTALGYNVGVLVQATDNTRVGLTYHSKVTYKLKGNTEVNYGVLGLIGQNPAQKYDASLGLTTPESVDFSVTHQIDDKWTVYAGSTWTRWSRLQAITIENTGVPSSLNGQFGTITEEQKWHDTWAHAIGASYQLNKQWVLRTGLSVDQSPTNNVDRSPRIPTGDRKAISFGAGWSPTDDLTIDMAYSYLREESVKVSNTNAQGQSYDAKYQNWANGFGVGATYRF